A window of the Sabethes cyaneus chromosome 1, idSabCyanKW18_F2, whole genome shotgun sequence genome harbors these coding sequences:
- the LOC128741016 gene encoding polymerase delta-interacting protein 3, with the protein MDAISLSLDEIIKKKSIGKRTKNGKAKELKRTGKNVKQGKPPASAGARRAGPVSKKPVSPNIRKKKPEGLKTRTPIGRPKVVVDARMKIIQKKRAHIRDARDKLIEIARTSGDARLRLLKRKGNLPPGDGLPKKSLSGGKFRGDLEDDFEMEVDLRRPIGPLKRTVRNEMFTVPSTMPPLPTFSRHVRNSPPPQTSSSWNSDPFDCYEVHTSRPTAQKSHAPVPLPHYDDLPPRRNITRARSPPPRPMYAEDRPHLSSTMRARLERAPNQSESMGIFAKMPPDDHYVSSSSSSSRQQYSHHHHHHQQQPQSPSPSPPISGYRIVVSNLHSSVTQNDIKELFEDIGDLLESRLVRPGVAEVIYRTLKDAEEAVDTYHNRQLDGQPMKCLLVKPRSSNKPTAPAISYSSSSRSLKPSSLSSSAAKKSQVEIDIDALHTVLFRRDH; encoded by the exons ATGGATGCGATCAGTTTGAGCCTTGACGAAATCATCAAAAAGAAATCCATCGGCAAGCGTACGAAGAATGGCAAAGCAAAAGAGTTGAAACGCACCGGTAAAAACGTTAAACAGGGAAAACCTCCGGCGTCGGCCGGAGCACGTCGTGCGGGTCCCGTCAGTAAAAAACCCGTCAGTCCAAATATTCGGAAGAAGAAACCGGAAGGTTTGAAAACTCGTACTCCGATCGGAAGACCGAAAGTGGTTGTAGACGCCCGTATGAAGATTATACAGAAAAAGCGGGCCCACATTCGTGATGCACGCGATAAACTTATCGAAATCGCTCGCACTAGCGGAGACGCTAGGCTGCGATTGTTGAAGCGCAAAGGAAATCTTCCTCCCGGGGATGGATTGCCAAAGAAAAGCCTGTCCGGAG GAAAGTTTCGTGGGGATTTGGAAGACGATTTCGAAATGGAAGTGGATTTACGACGGCCGATTGGTCCGTTAAAACGAACCGTTCGGAATGAAATGTTTACTGTTCCCAGTACGATGCCACCATTGCCAACGTTCAGTCGCCACGTTCGCAATTCACCTCCACCACAGACATCGTCCTCATGGAACAGCGATCCTTTCGATTGTTATGAAGTACACACGAGCCGTCCAACGGCACAGAAATCTCACGCTCCGGTTCCTCTTCCTCATTACGATGATCTTCCACCGAGACGTAATATTACCAGAGCTAGATCTCCGCCACCGCGCCCGATGTACGCTGAAGATAGGCCGCATCTTTCGTCCACTATGCGGGCACGTCTGGAGCGCGCTCCTAACCAAAGCGAATCGATGGGCATCTTTGCCAAGATGCCCCCGGATGATCACTAtgtcagcagtagcagcagcagcagccgacagCAGTACAGTcatcatcaccaccaccaccagcaaCAGCCCCAGTCTCCTTCACCATCGCCACCCATCTCCGGTTACAGGATTGTCGTCAGTAATTTGCATTCCAGTGTGACCCAGAATGACATCAAG GAACTATTTGAAGACATCGGTGACCTGCTAGAATCGCGCCTCGTTCGCCCGGGTGTGGCCGAAGTTATCTATCGCACACTGAAGGACGCGGAAGAAGCCGTTGACACTTACCACAACCGCCAGTTGGATGGTCAACCAATGAAATGTTTGCTAGTAAAGCCACGCTCCTCGAACAAGCCAACAGCGCCAGCCATCAGCTACTCGAG CTCGTCACGGTCGTTGAAACCTTCCTCGCTGTCCTCGTCGGCGGCCAAAAAATCACAGGTTGAAATCGACATCGACGCTTTGCACACGGTCCTATTCAGAAGAGATCACTAG